The Microtus pennsylvanicus isolate mMicPen1 chromosome 19, mMicPen1.hap1, whole genome shotgun sequence genome includes a region encoding these proteins:
- the Tmem229a gene encoding transmembrane protein 229A — MAGSDVACEVPTRRGGATRSPGAPGGLRSQAAANGPEPLSATDAPAERGALPAWMRLYFYGMHGITLDVLVSSARRFARSLDLRMLGFSSPYRCLLHSLTHFALEQLYLQRLRCPSAFLFNFLLYPWAHVGLQTLAGQALLLSLGGGPGGAAAPGALDLALQYVLALYHGQVFLKRFLRLQYPRQLQQQTRDTLPATPDARVLLEAGRGRHGPRSPKGAEGAPSQGLPDLLRFLFFGMHGFLDEIFFTFFFNVLGQGDGSSSGHTSLWSFFMYGSCSFVVEKLYFHLHYSRGWGTWKRVPIYVIFIYAWELSWGLGLRMCGACSWDYSHYPLNFMGLITLMYLPGWLFLSVYQDLLSNVLWRVQYVPTN; from the coding sequence ATGGCGGGCAGCGACGTGGCCTGTGAGGTGCCAACGAGGAGGGGAGGCGCGACCCGGAGCCCCGGGGCTCCCGGGGGGCTGCGCAGCCAGGCAGCAGCTAATGGCCCCGAACCGCTGTCCGCTACAGATGCTCCGGCGGAACGCGGAGCGCTGCCCGCCTGGATGCGCCTCTACTTCTACGGGATGCACGGCATCACCCTGGACGTGCTGGTGTCCTCGGCCAGGCGCTTCGCCCGCAGCCTGGATCTGCGGATGTTGGGCTTCTCGTCGCCCTACCGCTGCCTCCTGCACTCGCTCACCCACTTCGCCCTGGAGCAGCTCTACCTGCAGCGGCTGCGCTGCCCCAGCGCCTTCCTCTTCAATTTCCTGCTCTACCCCTGGGCGCACGTGGGGTTGCAGACCCTGGCGGGCCAGGCACTGCTGCTCAGTCTAGGCGGCGGGCCGGGGGGCGCGGCGGCGCCGGGGGCGCTCGACCTGGCGCTGCAATACGTACTGGCGCTCTACCATGGCCAAGTGTTCCTGAAGCGCTTTCTGCGTTTGCAGTACCCGCGGCAGCTTCAGCAGCAAACCAGGGACACACTACCAGCAACCCCGGACGCCCGAGTCCttttggaggctggaagaggacgACATGGACCCCGGAGCCCCAAGGGCGCAGAAGGAGCCCCCAGCCAAGGTCTGCCAGACCTCCTCCGCTTCCTTTTCTTCGGAATGCATGGCTTTCTGGATGAGATCTTCTTCACCTTCTTCTTCAATGTTCTGGGGCAGGGGGACGGATCCAGCAGTGGGCACACATCGCTCTGGTCCTTCTTCATGTATGGCAGTTGTAGCTTTGTGGTTGAAAAACTCTACTTCCACCTTCACTACAGCCGTGGCTGGGGCACCTGGAAGAGGGTGCCCATCTATGTGATCTTTATCTATGCGTGGGAGTTGTCCTGGGGTCTGGGGCTTCGCATGTGTGGGGCCTGTTCCTGGGACTATTCTCACTATCCGCTCAATTTCATGGGCCTCATCACGTTGATGTATTTACCTGGTTGGCTATTCCTTAGTGTGTACCAGGACCTACTGTCCAACGTGTTGTGGAGGGTGCAGTATGTTCCAACAAACTAA